The Pseudopipra pipra isolate bDixPip1 chromosome 4, bDixPip1.hap1, whole genome shotgun sequence DNA segment GCCCACCAAGGAGAAATGCAGGGTAAGAGCAGCCTCAGCTTATGCTTGAACCTCACAATTACTAGACTTGACCAGACAATTAAGCAAACAGCTCACACTACCTTACTTTTTCCTCACCAGATGACGGTCTTTCATTTCCGAACGTTCAAATACGACATGCCGACCGGTCCGCATGCAAGATTTTTGAATGAGTCCTATAAGCCCTCCGTGTGCCTGGCCAACCTGCAAGACCAAAAGAAACTTGTTACTATGCAAATGCACCCATGCATCTGTTTCTAAGCTTAATCACAAATTGTACCAATTCTCTTGGTCATAAATGCACACACACTTGCCTGCATGTGCTTTCTTGCAGTCCAAAATGTGAGTTTGAATGCTATCAAATCCCCCTCTTTCGACCAGTTAGTTTATCCTCTTCCCCAACACTACATCTACAGGCATCTCAACATTACTGATATTTACCAACTCTTGTTCATACCAAGGAATAGCATCCATCGCTGACCAGGATTAGGACATCTAATGGAGATGTGTGGTTGGCTACACAGATGCCTCCTTGCTGTGGTCTGTTTTCCCTGCAGTGACAACCATAAAGGCAATTATTAAACATTTATTCTCCAGACTACAGGCCCCATCAGATGACCCATCCAGCAGGCATACATGCACAATCAAGACTGAGTGACAAAAGCATTTCAGGCCCATGGCTTATCTGCAAATCCGTAGGAAGTGAGAgaacacaaaacattttaaaatactagtATTACAACATATATGTTAAAATTTCTGGTAGTACATTACAGCAGATAAGTCATCTTTCCTCATACTTCTGAGAGTCCCTTCACATTTCAGCAGTTCTGGCATTTCACCAAAACCAGTTTCCTTTTAGCTGAAAATATGAGATTTCCCTGGATATGCATTTTAGCTGCATATATTACCATTCACAGAGGCATGTATCAAAGAATATTTGGACACCAAAATTCTAAAAGCAAAGCCACTGCAGCatgattttgcttttctttctaaagcACAAACAAGATATTTCAGAAGCCTCCATGACATAAAGCATACCATTAAGCAAGCAAGACACTACAAAGATTTACCAAAATACCTCCCATAACTTACTTCAGGAGAGAGCACGAAGAATTAGTTACTGAACAAATTGGCTACTGGGACAGATGAACATTTTATGGCAATATTTTTGCATGTGGTTAAAACAAGTTCATGGCAAACATTGAAAAATATCTAAGTGTCTATTTAACCAGGAATGCAAGTACTACTTCACCTACACATACCCTGCCACTACACAACAGAAGACACAATAGGGCATGCAAACATCCTGACAGAGTCTAGATGATCCAAACAGCTTTTTGGATAAATTATGCCATCATAGTATCCATGCAGTAATGGAATAAGAATCCTTCTCTGAAACTTGAGACATTAAGTACTGTAAGAATGAATACCAACCCATTGAGAGCAGATTGGAACCACTCACCTGTTGTGAAAATGAACAAGACCACTCAGACATCGGACACCTAGTGTGGCACATATCATCTGAACCTGGTTGCTCAGCCAGCCTTTAACTCTAAAAGAAATGAAGCCATACATACATTTCCAGTTCTACATAGTCAGCCATAGAACGCTCCAATATAAACTCTCCAGATTATTCCAAAGACCTGTTACTACAAAGCCCATACTAAGAGGATTCTCTGCAGTAACAATACCACACAGAAGGAGCTCATTGGTATCAGAGATATTCTTGATCCACTCTCTTACTGTAATCTATTCTAAATCCACCACATTCAAAGCAGAGAAGATAATAGGGTTTTGTTTTATAGATTTCTTCTCATTCACTAACATAAATTTAATATAGCAGTATCTAGCTGGTGAATCACATTCGAGTTTCTTGCAGTGAGAGGACACAACAATCTCAAAGTATTAATACGGAATTGCTCAGGACAGGTGATTTAATTGCCCTGTTCTGACTCAGGTAGAGCATACTCTATTTTATGCTCTAAGACATGCTTCCAGCAGTATCTATCTGGCTTACATTGCATGTCTGCTTTCAGATACCATTGCCATACTCTCTTTCATAGCACTCTGTAAGTTTACAGTAGAGAAAAAGTCATCCCATGATAGTCCGCATTAATCCTCTGGCTACAAGCAGAGTGTTCCAACTACTAGTTCAAATccttaaagaaatgaaaaagaaatcagtagAGCCCTCAGCAAACACCTACCTGCCATTTGGAAACTGTCCTACTACCATACTGGCCAACACCAGCAACAGGATGCTGAAAACAGACAAGCAGACGCtacaaagtaaaataatcttaattaAATGCTAAGAAGCAAAACTGGAAGAGTaagcaagaaaacattttatttggcCCTTTGATCCATTTCACAATGCTTCCCTCCACCATAATAGCATCTAACTAGCAATAGAAACTAAAGGCCAATGGGACAATACAAGTACATGTTTTCACGCAATTAACTGGTTACAAAACCTTGTGCTGCTTGGAGCCTAACTTCCAAAAAGCACCATGCTCTGATCTGAAAGTATCACATGGTGAAGAAGCCATGGTGTTCAAAGAGGACAGCAAGTAGTGGCTGGTGTTCTTTTATGCAGGTGAGATTTCTCAGGGCCAAAAGGGtctcagaatttaatttttaaaaacttatcCAGATATTTCAGTATGTATTTACACtctaaaaagatgaaaattaaattctgttGGTTACTAATGGCTGACTCAACCAGTATATTGAAGCCATTTCTACACAGATGTTGTCTTCTTAAGCTGTATATCTAAGTTTACAGGCAGGTATATGTTCTTGGCTATGTGACTGGTACAAAATTCCACCATGCACTTCAGCTAGGTTGTAAGTATATTGCCCACCCATCAAAAGAATAAGGAATTTTAAAAGCTCCTGTTGTTTGCAAGAACGCATGAATATTTGTAGTGGTTTGGTCAATATGACAAAGGTTGGGTTTGCTTAATAGACAATGTTAAAATGCTGAACATTTAATACATTCCAAGTGGATgtctcttcttttccctccattCAGCCCTATGCCCCATGAACACTGGCTTTGCTTCAAATCCCAAGTGTTCAGCACAGTCTCCCTGTCTCTTAGGCAAGTAGAGCCTGATCCTTTCACTTGAAACAGCTGTTACTTTACCCGACAAAAAGATATCCAGTTTATTCCTATACAGTTTTGctggattttaaaaacaaatgaattACTAATTACTATTAATTAATTACTAATCAAGCATATGGAACATGAGAAATTTACGTCTTTggcacctctttttttttcttttagggaTATCTGAGTTTAGATGGCATCTTGGAAAACAGACAAAAGCCATATTATTTCACAACTTCCCTGAAAAGTAACATGAAAAGCAGATCCCAGCAAATTACATCTGGCTCACCGAAAAGGCAGCAGGAGACAATATCGAATTAGGATCCCAATGACCCACACAACAGTGAGTTGCCAGCTGACACGGTGTAAGTTGGCATTGGTTCTGCTGAGGAGGTTCCAGGACACCAGCTCCTCAGAGGAGAACCGTCGAGTGACTTCATCTTCTGCAACTGCCTCACACCCCTTCTTGGAGAAGTACATAACATCAGCAAGGCTGAAGCACCCTTGGCACCGGCCAGCAATCTCCTCTTCCATGGGGGTTTCATCTCTCTGGATGATCCCTGCATGAGGAAATGAGTCCTCCTTCCACACGGTGAAATGAACAACATGGGTTCCAAAGAGAGTAAAATACACGTGCTTTTTAGACATAGCTTTCCTCCTACTCAAGCACCATAATTGCATTGTTATGCCTCATTTTTGTACTGAACATTTAATTCCACAAGTTACTTCTCTAACCCTATGCCATATAACCCCCCCTAAATtgctgaggaaagagaaaagcattcAGATCAAGCTGCAAATAAAATCTTGAGCACAACACCTACTTCATTGTTATTTACCAAACAACATATGTACACACACCTAGAAATGTCAACAATGCACTGCCAAGGTTGCAGATCCCTCCTGGTGCCCTGACTCAGATTCAGCCAGTGCTTGTATACTTATTGTTCTTGTTGCTGTTGAttagttttacttttttccaaCTGTAACAAACTCCttcctctgtattttttttcagagccaTCTTTCTTCCCCTATCCCTTCTCCTTTAACAGTCCCCTCACTAACAAGGAATTGGAAGTGTCTAGATTTCCCCCAACCCCCAAAACATTGCATAGTGTAACACTGCATGTTGTTCTTCCAGACACATTGTACTGGAAGAATAAAAACACATTCATGCTCTTCTATTTGTAAAATTACACTCCATCGGACAACCACACAACAAGTTTCAGTATGTTTGCTGAGGTCACTCTGAGACCAGATTCTTATCTGGCTAGTTGAAGTGACTAAAATTGTCTTGATTCATACCAGCTAACACCTGGCCTTCttgtttgccttttgttttttgttttttgtttttgtttttgtttgtttgtttttttctggtttcgtttctggttttgtttacttttgtttgtttgtggggtttttttttggttttttggggggttttttgtttggattgggttttttgttttggttttttttggcttttggtTGTTATGcgggggtttttgtttgtttttgtttgtttgtttattttggggtttttttggagggggtgTATTGGATGACATTAAATGCGCATTACTCAAAATACACTTAATTTATCTTAATCAATATACTACCCCCCACCAGAATCACAAAACTTTCCTCCAGCTGCACTTCAGTCAAACTTTCAACATCCAGGAAATCATCAGACCCAAAACTTATTAGCTGACAAACCAAGCAGTCTACATGACTAATGACTAAAAATGGCACTACAAGTAAAAGGATTACCATGAGAACTTAACACACTCCCCTCTGGtcaaagaagaaaggaaaaatagttgggggaaaaaattactcAGATTTTATCCTCATGCCTAGACAAGAATGCAAAATTTAACTGTGATCCATGGGATGCTGTAACTCCTTCACTTGAGAGACCCTGGGTTTTTTGCATGTGAGGAGTtacaagaaacaaaagagaatcCATGCAGAGCAAAGTCAAGAGCAATGAACACTCATTCAGTCTTGTAAAGAGAGAGCTGATGGagtcagaaagaagaaaatactcaTGAAAACAGGGACAGCTTCCCAAATGCTTATCAGCAGTCTTTCTATACCCACACTAGTCTCTAGGTCCTTTTATTCAAGAAGACTCAATAA contains these protein-coding regions:
- the LOC135412833 gene encoding glycerol-3-phosphate acyltransferase 3-like isoform X2; translation: MEEEIAGRCQGCFSLADVMYFSKKGCEAVAEDEVTRRFSSEELVSWNLLSRTNANLHRVSWQLTVVWVIGILIRYCLLLPFRVCLSVFSILLLVLASMVVGQFPNGRVKGWLSNQVQMICATLGVRCLSGLVHFHNRENRPQQGGICVANHTSPLDVLILVSDGCYSLVGQAHGGLIGLIQKSCMRTGRHVVFERSEMKDRHLVRKKIREHIADKAKLPILIFPEGTCINNTSVMMFKKGSFEVGGTIHPVAIKYDPRFGDAFWNSTKHSMMTYTFNLLTSWAVVCNVWYLPPMVQEEEEDAVHFANRVKAAIAARGGMSVLPWDGGLKRKKVKESFKEEQQKKYCQIVIENGSVGNGNVC